From one Planctomycetota bacterium genomic stretch:
- a CDS encoding creatininase family protein, whose product MLLAEMTWPAVKARAPDTPVIIPVAALEQHGHHMPLFTDSLLLGEVVRRAHEPLAERAIFAPLQWLGNSDHHLDYAGTLSAPPRLYLDLLNGLLENLIHHGFRRLLIVNGHGGNTIPGQQAVFETRQRHRGRSDLLLLFATYWSLGGKPAEVNPNLQQQSMGHACEWETSMMLRIRPDLVGPLDRLEAVSRDFSFEPAYHGWVTQDRSVPGHMGDPRHATAEKGETLFQVFAADLVKMVERMLAWDGRSWRE is encoded by the coding sequence ATGCTCCTTGCCGAAATGACCTGGCCGGCCGTCAAGGCCCGCGCGCCCGACACGCCCGTCATCATCCCCGTGGCCGCGCTCGAACAGCACGGCCACCACATGCCCCTGTTCACCGATAGCCTGCTATTGGGCGAAGTCGTCCGCCGCGCGCACGAGCCGCTGGCCGAGCGGGCGATCTTCGCCCCACTGCAATGGCTGGGCAATTCGGATCATCACCTCGACTATGCGGGCACATTGTCGGCCCCGCCGCGGTTGTACCTGGACTTGCTCAATGGCCTGCTCGAGAACCTGATCCATCACGGCTTTCGTCGGCTGCTGATCGTCAACGGCCACGGCGGCAACACCATCCCTGGGCAACAAGCGGTCTTTGAAACGCGCCAGCGGCACCGCGGGCGGAGCGACTTGCTGCTGCTGTTCGCCACCTATTGGTCGCTGGGCGGCAAGCCGGCCGAAGTGAACCCCAACCTTCAACAGCAGAGCATGGGTCACGCCTGTGAATGGGAAACGTCGATGATGCTGCGGATTCGTCCCGACCTGGTCGGGCCGCTCGATCGGCTGGAAGCCGTCTCGCGCGACTTCTCGTTCGAGCCGGCCTATCACGGCTGGGTCACGCAAGACCGGAGCGTGCCGGGGCACATGGGTGACCCGCGCCACGCCACGGCTGAGAAAGGTGAGACGCTGTTCCAGGTGTTCGCCGCCGACCTGGTGAAGATGGTCGAACGGATGCTGGCCTGGGACGGCCGGAGCTGGCGCGAATGA